From one Suricata suricatta isolate VVHF042 chromosome 8, meerkat_22Aug2017_6uvM2_HiC, whole genome shotgun sequence genomic stretch:
- the RWDD3 gene encoding RWD domain-containing protein 3 yields the protein MRSVILSEDNTCERAVMSTQRKEMGVPQQTDGIVLRILTKAEGLVGEDVPLELLFHLLANYPSCPPAISIHSEHLTRAQSMAVKEKLLKQAEKLLSEPMVHELVLWTQQNLRHILNQLETGSGSEKCTCAAGPTVGEGPWMTLLHLDHMRAKTRYVKTVEKWASDLQLTGRLMFMGKIILILLQGDRSNIKEYLILQKTSKVDVDSSGKKCKEKMISVLFETKVQTEHKRFLAFEVKEYSSLDELQKEFEAAGLKKLFSEFVLGLVK from the exons ATGAGGAGCGTGATTCTTAGCGAGGATAACACTTGTGAAAGAGCAGTAATGAGCACCCAGAGAAAAGAGATGGGTGTGCCCCAAC AGACAGATGGGATCGTGTTGAGAATTCTCACAAAAGCTGAAGGACTTGTGGGTGAGGATGTACCTTTAGAATTGCTGTTCCATTTACTGGCAAATTACCCTTCATGTCCACCTGCCATCTCTATTCACTCGGAGCACTTGACCCGGGCCCAGTCCATGGCCGTGAAAGAGAAGTTACTTAAGCAAGCAGAGAAGCTTCTGTCGGAAcctatggttcatgagttggttCTGTGGACTCAGCAGAATCTCAGGCACATCCTCAACCAGCTGGAAACTGGAAGTGGCAGTGAGAAGTGTACCTGTGCGGCAGGCCCCACTGTGGGTGAGGGACCGTGGATGACCCTTTTGCATTTAGATCACATGAGAGCAAAGACCAGATACGTCAAAACTGTGGAGAAGTGGGCTTCTGATTTACAGCTGACAGGAAGACTGATGTTCATGGGCAAAATAATACTGATTTTACTACAAGGAGACAGAAGCAATATCAAG GAGTACCTGATTCTTCAGAAAACCTCCAAAGTAGATGTGGACTCAAgtggaaaaaaatgcaaagagaaaatgaTTAGTGTACTGTTTGAAACAAAAGTACAGACAGAACACAAAAG GTTTCTGGCATTTGAAGTCAAAGAGTATTCATCGTTGGATGAGTTACAAAAGGAATTTGAAGCTGCAGGACTTAAGAAGCTTTTCTCTGAATTTGTGCTTGGGCTGGTAAAATGA